In Thermodesulfobacteriota bacterium, a single genomic region encodes these proteins:
- a CDS encoding TspO/MBR family protein: protein MVVVLIRESTLKLRIYNESIITTNTIMKIIGLIIWIVICFLPAIVGSQFGPGEWYQTLGKPEWNPPNWIFGPVWTVLYFLMGVSVWLVWKDYGFKLAGIPIAYFIAQLVLNALWSWFFFGMQNIGLALLDIILLWLLILITLIMFWKLNRLAGALLLPYLAWVTFATFLNYYIWHLNK from the coding sequence ATGGTTGTAGTTCTGATTAGAGAAAGTACACTAAAACTAAGAATTTATAATGAGTCTATTATAACAACAAATACAATTATGAAAATAATAGGACTAATAATCTGGATAGTAATATGTTTTTTGCCGGCAATTGTGGGTTCTCAATTCGGCCCTGGGGAGTGGTATCAGACCCTAGGCAAGCCTGAATGGAATCCTCCTAACTGGATATTTGGCCCGGTATGGACTGTGCTATATTTTTTGATGGGAGTATCCGTTTGGCTGGTGTGGAAAGATTATGGATTTAAACTTGCAGGTATTCCAATAGCCTACTTTATTGCCCAACTTGTATTAAACGCTCTATGGTCATGGTTTTTCTTTGGGATGCAAAATATAGGTTTAGCTCTTCTAGACATTATATTATTATGGCTGCTAATACTTATCACACTGATTATGTTTTGGAAACTAAACAGATTAGCAGGAGCGCTTTTATTACCTTATTTAGCATGGGTTACATTTGCTACATTTCTAAACTACTATATTTGGCATTTGAATAAATAA
- a CDS encoding LLM class F420-dependent oxidoreductase, translating to MKFGITLPIRLSLEARDNIEIAKAAEDLGIDSIWVSDHVVMPERHLGSFSEMFYDPFVLLSYIAAETSKITLGTSVIILPYRNPVVVAKMIATLDVLSTGRVIFGIGPGWMKEEYAALSVPYEKRGSRTNEYLEAIKELWTSDDPSYDGEFCSFSNIKFYPKPHTKPHPPIFIAGSSEYAIKRAAEYGDGWQPTWVSPDDVKDGISKLEQLSYQKGKDLSNFTFSVRNRLEILDRGFIQNDDPEGNDPPYLIKGSVDEIIAIIKQYEEIGVSHMVLDPACESLDEIFKSIEIVTKEIVPEING from the coding sequence ATGAAATTTGGAATAACACTTCCCATACGTTTATCACTTGAAGCAAGAGATAATATTGAAATAGCAAAAGCTGCAGAGGATCTTGGTATAGATTCTATCTGGGTGAGTGATCATGTTGTGATGCCCGAGCGTCATTTGGGCTCATTTAGCGAGATGTTCTACGATCCATTTGTTCTTCTTTCCTATATTGCTGCAGAAACTTCCAAAATAACTCTCGGTACGAGTGTCATTATACTTCCTTACAGAAATCCTGTAGTAGTTGCAAAGATGATTGCAACATTGGATGTTCTAAGTACAGGTCGTGTCATTTTTGGAATTGGGCCGGGATGGATGAAAGAGGAGTACGCGGCCCTTAGCGTGCCTTATGAGAAAAGAGGATCAAGAACTAATGAATACCTAGAAGCGATTAAGGAGCTATGGACAAGTGATGATCCAAGCTATGATGGTGAGTTTTGCAGCTTCTCAAATATAAAATTTTATCCTAAGCCACATACCAAACCCCATCCTCCAATTTTTATCGCAGGCTCAAGTGAATATGCCATAAAAAGAGCAGCAGAATATGGAGACGGGTGGCAGCCCACATGGGTCAGTCCCGATGATGTAAAAGACGGTATTTCAAAACTGGAGCAGCTTTCCTATCAGAAAGGAAAGGATCTATCCAACTTCACATTTTCTGTTAGAAACCGCCTAGAAATATTGGATCGAGGATTTATTCAAAACGATGATCCTGAAGGAAATGATCCGCCTTATCTAATCAAGGGAAGTGTAGATGAGATTATTGCTATCATAAAGCAATATGAGGAGATCGGGGTATCACATATGGTTTTGGATCCGGCATGTGAGAGCCTTGATGAGATATTTAAATCAATTGAGATAGTTACTAAAGAAATAGTTCCTGAAATAAATGGCTAA
- a CDS encoding CPBP family glutamic-type intramembrane protease, with protein MNNSQSNNTEIDITKNRSKKSWAISVAILISLSVYILIFWARLAKLLPEPYNSWTFIYEPLIGPWWINNFFLDLPVYTRLEILWYILCFISSMLIPIIVILLSKRKLTDFGIGMLNKLGIRLTSIAILVSIPFGLWIQLESPYPHRLTTMYVLSLFNKIPEHFLILGILVALMLPNRRLPSPAYMAPVEGTRGQRILRWLGIGQPMTIDSDSRALAWFGLNWTSLFAITVSGFVFYLIHLGRANHIEVALSLPGGILVSYITFRTHSIWHAIPAHWTLNLVPMAIINYFKLN; from the coding sequence ATGAATAATAGTCAGAGCAATAACACAGAGATAGACATTACTAAAAACCGCTCTAAGAAAAGTTGGGCTATTTCCGTAGCGATACTGATTTCCCTTAGTGTTTATATATTAATTTTCTGGGCTCGTCTAGCAAAGCTGCTGCCAGAACCATATAACAGCTGGACATTTATTTATGAGCCGCTTATTGGCCCGTGGTGGATCAACAATTTCTTTTTGGATCTGCCTGTTTACACAAGGCTTGAGATTCTTTGGTACATACTATGCTTTATCTCATCAATGTTAATTCCGATAATTGTAATTCTGCTTAGCAAAAGGAAACTCACAGACTTTGGTATCGGCATGCTGAACAAACTGGGAATCAGACTGACAAGTATTGCAATACTTGTATCGATCCCTTTTGGACTATGGATTCAGCTCGAATCCCCCTACCCTCATAGATTAACAACTATGTATGTACTTTCATTGTTCAACAAAATACCGGAGCACTTTTTGATTCTTGGAATACTTGTGGCGCTCATGCTTCCCAACAGAAGACTGCCCAGTCCTGCTTATATGGCCCCGGTTGAAGGTACAAGAGGCCAGAGAATTCTAAGATGGCTTGGAATTGGTCAACCCATGACGATTGATTCAGATAGCCGCGCCTTGGCATGGTTTGGGTTGAATTGGACCTCGCTATTTGCGATTACGGTATCTGGATTTGTTTTTTATCTAATACATCTAGGCAGAGCTAATCACATAGAGGTGGCACTATCGCTTCCTGGCGGGATATTGGTTTCCTACATCACATTTAGAACACATTCCATTTGGCATGCTATTCCGGCTCACTGGACGCTAAATCTTGTACCAATGGCAATTATTAACTACTTTAAGCTCAATTAA